One window of Cytophagia bacterium CHB2 genomic DNA carries:
- a CDS encoding HEPN domain-containing protein, with the protein MEKAELVQHWLDSAAQDLTVAESLFEKKHYDWCLFVAHLVIEKTLKAMWIRAHHPEMHPRIHNLAKLAEAIPLSLSPEQMSFLLDANQFYLKGRYPEEKSEFYKICTPEFTQENFNAIKDFHQWLLMQF; encoded by the coding sequence ATGGAAAAAGCCGAGTTGGTGCAACATTGGCTGGATTCAGCGGCGCAAGATTTGACCGTTGCTGAGTCGCTGTTTGAGAAAAAGCACTATGACTGGTGTCTTTTCGTTGCTCATCTGGTTATAGAAAAGACGCTCAAAGCAATGTGGATTCGCGCCCATCACCCCGAAATGCATCCCCGAATTCACAATCTCGCCAAGCTGGCCGAGGCGATTCCGTTGTCCTTGTCACCTGAACAAATGAGTTTCTTGCTGGATGCCAACCAGTTTTACCTCAAAGGCAGATACCCAGAAGAGAAAAGCGAATTCTATAAAATCTGCACCCCGGAATTCACACAAGAAAATTTCAACGCAATCAAGGATTTTCACCAATGGCTCCTGATGCAATTCTGA
- a CDS encoding nucleotidyltransferase domain-containing protein: MAPDAILNRAKKFVDNARQDGILVEAAYLFGSWAQGSATKWSDIDLAIVSSTFEGTSFYDRRKMYRAVIAVDTAIETHPFRPEDFNESNPFVREILRTGIRIA, translated from the coding sequence ATGGCTCCTGATGCAATTCTGAACCGCGCGAAAAAGTTCGTTGACAACGCCCGCCAAGATGGAATCTTGGTCGAGGCGGCTTATCTGTTTGGTTCCTGGGCGCAGGGCTCCGCAACCAAGTGGAGTGATATTGATTTGGCCATTGTTTCATCGACTTTCGAAGGCACGTCGTTTTATGACCGCCGCAAGATGTATCGCGCCGTTATCGCCGTGGATACCGCCATCGAAACTCACCCCTTTCGTCCCGAAGATTTCAACGAATCCAACCCTTTCGTGCGCGAAATCTTGCGCACCGGTATTCGCATTGCCTGA